The Deltaproteobacteria bacterium genomic interval ATTTGATGCATACCTCTTGATTTCTTTTTTTAAAGATTCTCGAAGGAAAGTGAAGAAACCGAGAGAATAAACCAAACTTCTTGGAAGGCCTCTGTTTATGGATACCCATTCACAGATACTTTTATCACTTCTGTTTAAAAACAGTTTGTTACTCTTATCACCTCTAATAATTTCCTTTAAACTTGAGCACTCAGGTTTATTCGAATTCAGAATGGAATCAAGAATGTATCGCCCATTTCCTGATTTTCCTGAACTGAGAATGTTCATTTCTTTTACAGCAATTCCCGTCAATTGCCCGGCACCAACGCCCCCACCGTAGGAAGGAGAAAAATTAAATCCACTTTCGTTATTTACTTTCTTAAAAAATGTTTTAGGACTTAAATGAAGAGAACCTCCGCCTTTAAGTTCCAAGTTGTTAAAACAATTTAAAACTTTGTTAGTGACGTGAGTGATATAACCTGAGACCTCTGAATTCACACAGGAAGCAGATCTGGATATCAAATTTCCATTTAATTGGATTGGTTTTCCATCTTTACAGTAGGTGGCTTTCTGTTTTATTTGTCTCTTCAAAGCCCCTTCGATACAACTCTGTGAGATCAGTTGATTAATCTTTAAGTTAGGAGCTAACATAGAACCGGTTGAGCAATAGATACAAAAACCAACGGCTGTGGTATTTGCGATACCCGCTGCCTCTCGGTATTCCTTAACGATAGCTTCTTTGGCCGATCTTAACTCATATTCGAAATTTTTGTTCATCGGTGAACCTTTAAGGCATTGATTGCCAAAAAGATAACATGAATAGAACAGAATGAATAAATAGGAAAGCTTCTTCATCCTGATCAGGATAGCAACGATTTCAAGGATATTAAAATATCAATTATTCTCCTAGATCTTCTTCAGTCAAAGGTCTAGTCGGCCTCATCTTAAATAAATTCTAAAGACCTTAATTCACTTTTTTAAACTGCAATTCAAAGCAAGTACCAGATTCATTCTCTTTTGTCTCTAGAATATGAATGTCTGAATTTATGATTTCCGAATACTTTTTTACAATCGGAAGTCCAAGCCCTGTGCCTTTTTCACCACTGGTTCCAAGTCTATTGGTAGGTTTAGACAAGGAAAAAATATCTTTTTTTAACTCTTTTGGTATTCCAATCCCATAGTCTTGAAGTTTAATATTAATGGAGTCTTTTGTTTCAAATAAAAACAAATCAATGAAACCCCCTTCTGGTGAAAATTTGATGGCATTTGAAAGAAGATTTGCCAGGACCTGGTTTTTAAGAATTTCAGGATCTGAAAAAGTAGATATTTCTGAGGAGTGACTATTAATTCTGAGGATCAGTTTTTTTTGATTCAATTTCTCTTCAAACAGAATGCTCAATTCTTCGCAAATAGTCACTAAGTTCACTTTTTTTAAACTTAAAGCGCTTTTACCAATTTTTAAAGCATGTAATGAACGGATCGTTTTTATCACTTCATGAATGTTGTGCAGAGCTAGTTTAATTTTTCCAATAATTGGATCAAGTTCAGGTTTAGTGATTAACTTTGATATTTTATTATTACAAATTGAAATTATTTGAATTGGGTTGGATAGATCATGAACCAAAATATTAATGAGGGCTTCATTTTCGTTTGCCAGAATGTCTAGTTTCTTGTTTCGTTCTTCAAGTGACAGGTTCGAAAACTTTAATTGCTCCGTTAAATCGTTTAGTTCAGAAGTTCTTTTTTTAACTTCTAGCTGCAAATTTGAGGTGTATCTTTCCGATAACTTTTTGGTAATAAATAAGGGAATATAAATTGAATAACTAAAGAAAAAAACCAAACTCGCTGAAAACCCAAAAATGGCCAAATCTTCTTGGGGGCGTAAAATGGGATAATCCGCCATATGTAAGGTATTCATAAAAATAAGAAAAATAAATCCCTTTTGTAGATAATCAGGCTTTGCTTTTATGGCATCTATAATTGAAATAAGTAAAATTAAAACAACAGATACTACATAGGGCGTCACCGAAATGGTATAAGAAGAGCCCATTACAAACATTACAATAGAAGTAAAAAAACCAACAAGCCCAATAAATAAAAACAAAATTGAAGGCACTTTGTTTTGAAACGAATCATAGAGAATTGAAGTCAAAAAATAAGCGCTGAGGCCATTTATTGAAAACCCCAGAAAACCATATAATGACAGGCTATTGAACACTCCCTGGAAAACATAGGCAAATAAACCGGTTAACCAAAAAAATAATAATTTTTTTAATAAATCTTCTTTATTTCTATACCAAAGTATTCCAGTAAATACAGAATTAAAAATCAAAACAATTCCAAAAATATAAACAAGTGTTTGTAAAACCATGCTAATTCTATTTCTCGGGAAGATATGAAAGTTCTTAAGACTTTTCTTTGGATTTTTTCATATTTTCCCAAAATGAAACAAAACTAAATATTAAACAGCACCTATAGTTGCAATTCTGGAACGCGGGCTAAGGCCTGACGATTCTGATTTTCATAAATATCAGAGAATATACCACGATAGATGACAGAACATTGTTTTATCGATTTCTCAACAATCGGTAGAAGATTTTCTGGGCATGATTTTAAGTAGGGCAAAGCGTTTGCGAAATGATCTTTGTCAACCTCGCAATGCACTTTCAAAAAACTAGTTGGAGTCAAACCGTGTTGATTTTTAACTCTTTCATAAATTTCACCCGCTTTTTGAGCAGCAAAACCTTCTAATGTGAGCGAGTATCCCAAAATTGAAATTGGGTGAACACGCTCAATCATGTAATTAAGCGTTTGGTAAAAAAATGAGCTGTGAGGATATTCTTGAAATTGAGAAAGGGAATAACCCATGGACTTTAAGTCATGAAGGCATAGTATTTCATGTTTTTTTTCTTCTCTGGCCTCTTCAACAAAGCGCCAGTGGTATTCATCTTCTATAACTGGTTTTGTATGAGCCGAGGCTAAAGCTAATTGTCTTGTTGTCCAAGAAACGTAAAAAAAGCTTTGTGCCAACCAATCAGCATATAAACCTTTATTTTCCCATTCAAACGCCATTGCCACTTTATGAATGGAGTCAATCTCTGCAAGCATGGTGGAATAAACTGATTCACAGGTCGATGTCTTTATCATATATCTCTCCTTTTTTAATACTTCTATTTAGACTATTTTTATTTGGAATTCTTTTGTTTAAATTAATATCTCCTTGGATGGCGGCTTTGGACCAAAGATCCTCCACCATTGTTTTTAAGGGGTGATCTGTATTTGAATAGCAGTTTTTTTCAAATTCGAAATAAGTGGACGGCTCATTATGTACTAATTGTCCAGTTAAAATGGGTCTAGCCCCCCATCGGTGCGCGAGCGAGTCCGTCTTTTTTTGATTTCTTGTGTAACAAACACAACGTTGGAAAGGACTATTTTCCATGCGCTTGACCGCCAAACCTACAAGTAAATCAGCGGCTCCAAATCCACCACGCCAAAGTTTAGATACAGCCAGTTGATTTATAATAAAGGAAAATCCAAAATTATGAAAAATTTTTCTTTCTACTTCATTTAACCAAGAAAAATAAGAATGACTCAAGTGAATTGGATTATCGAGATCAAACAAGTCCAACCCAAGTACGCCCACAACATCGGACTCATACGAAAGAGCTATGATTTCAAACTGCCTTAGGAATTCATCACTGTGCAATGAGTCCGCTTTTCCCACTGATCGCATTACGGGTTCCCATTGTTGTTTCCAGAAGCTAAATATTTTGGAATACACTTCAGAATCGACCAATTCACCAAACTTACCAGGCAGTATATGGCAACTAAGACTTTCTTTAAAAATCACTCTACGTCCAACAGAAATTTCATTTTTGAGCATTTTTGGATTTTAAAATTAGACTATTTAAGTGTCAAACCACAAGTTCTTAAATCTCAGTAACTTTCTGTCAAATTATTTTGTTCAACCAATTTTACTTTTGAGATATTTTGCCACCTGTAAAATACCAACTGTTTTTTTCTGGTTTTCAATAATAAACTTATCAGAATTAGGAGTTTCTTTTGATTTTAGGTTTTCCAGCTCATTTTTTTCACTTACATATTCCATGGTTCTTGAAACTAAGTCTGTAAACTTGTCCAGATCAAAGGGCTTTTCAATATAATCCACAGCTCCCAATCTCAATGCACTCATTAGATTTTCTTTGTTACCATTTCCAGTGATAAAGATAATCGGAGTGTGAACACCCTTCATCCGGATCTTTGTTAAAAACTCATCACCCTTCAGTTTTGGCATCATGATATCGGAAATGATGAGATCAAAATTCTGTTTAATCACTAAATTATAAGCTTCCTCACCATCTTTAGCCTTACTTATATTTTCAAAAAGATCACTTAAGACTTCCGAAACCGTGTCCGCTATGTCCACTTCGTCATCGATAATTAATACAGATTTGTACTTCATGACTACCCCCAACCTCACTCAGCCGATCGGAATTATTTTAAATAAGTTAAGGAGAATATAAACTAAAATAATCTTTAATTCTCAATTAAAGATTCATTGTTCTAATATGAGACATTATTCTAAAAATCACCCCTGCAAGAAGTATTAATTGCCAAGACTTAATCTTCATTTTCTTTCCAAGAATGAAAAGCATGATCACCAAGGGAATTCCAATAGCATTTAAATTTCCTAACTTACACATATTAAATAGGGTCAAACAAATACAAGCGACAACAGCAGCGAGGGCGCCTTTTAAAAACACCTGAATGGTTTTTTTTGAAGTTAATTTTTCAGAAACAGATGGAAACCAGGTAAGCATATGAATCCAACCTGGCGCATATACCGCCAGTGTCGAAACCACCGCACCCTTTATTCCAAGAACTTTGTAACCAATAAGCGCTACGATAACTAAAATGGGTCCTGGGGTCATTTGGCTTAACGCCAAGGCCGTCATAAACTCATCGTGAGTTATCCATTTGTTTTGAAGTACAAAATAGGTTTCTAATATGGGCGCAATAGCGATCCCGGTCCCAAAAACAAACGCGCCAGCACCAAAACAAATCAAAAACAAAGAGGCCAAGCTGGGCGCCACGAGGTTTACCCCCAAGCCTCCAAAACCAAATAGAATGAAGTTCAGAGGAGTTCCCTTTTTTAATTTATTTTTTTCAAGCAGCAAAGATAGGGAACCAAAAATAAATACGGATAGAATTTCAGTGGTATCAAAAAAAACAAACGACACCAGTGACAAGAAAAATAAAAGCCAAAATCTTTTATCAGGCCAGTATATCTTCGATAAACTTTCAACGGCCGATGCCATAAGAACAATGGCTCCCCATTGAAATCCCTGTATCCAAATTTTTATCTCTGAATTTTCACCGAAAGACTTTAAGAAAACCCCTAACCATACCATTAGAATGGAGGCGGGTAAAATTAAACCAAGTCCAGCGAAGAAGCCAGCTAATCTCCCACCTCTATGGTTTCCCAAATAAACAGCCGTTTGAAATGAAAAAGCTCCAGGCATCGATTTTAATAAAGGTAAAACTTGAATAAACTTTTCAGGGCTCATCCATTTATTTTCCTCAATAAGTTCCTTTTGCATTATTGAAACAAGGGCGACTGGCCCGCCAAATCCAGTCATTCCCAGTTTCAAAAAATAACAAAAAACCTCTAAAGTTAACTTCATCGAGTAACTGATTTCAGTAACAAAAATAAATGAACATTAGATTGTACTCTGAGCCGTATTGAAATGATAGTTTTCCTGCTTGACTCTGTTCTGGTGAGTGTCGCAGTGATAATATCTTCGATCATGTTCCATCTGTCTTTGGCTACTAAAAGAAGATACTCTTTTTAAATATCCAATAACCCTTGTCGCATAGTCCACATTTTCAGATCCGCACACCACACAATGATCAGTGGTTTTTTTATCAATATGATTGCACGAGTTACATACAGTGACTTTTATATTGGTACAAAAATAATTGCACCCCACTCTGGCAGCCTGATCCAGTAAATAAAGATATTGCCATGGAGTCAAACTCTCTTCTAAATTTAAATGCAACGCCGACCCCCCATCCAGATATTGAGTGATCTCTTTTCCATGCAAAAGTAGTTTTTCACTGAAATCAATACTCTGATCCTCAACAATATAAAAATAGGAGTTATAACATTCTCTTGGACTAAACAGTTTATCTTTTTTATCCCAAAATGAATTCTTAACCCCTAAATTTTCAGCTGGAACAAATTCCGTATTAAACATATAACCGTAGGTCTCCCTAGCTTTTTTATTTAGATCATAAATCCGTTTTAAATGTTCTTGTAAAAACTTTTTATATTGATCATTATCTGAAATTTTAATACCTAGCGACTCAGCCGCCTCTACCATTCCATTGATTCCAATAGTTAAATACTGTTTATCCATTGAAATAAATCCGGCATCGTAAACATTCAAAAGTCCGGCATGATAAAAATCGTCCATTAATTTACGATAAGCAATTTGATATTTGTGAATTTTACTAATTTGATCTTCTAAGTTATTTCCCAATTGTATGAGCCTATTCATATTGATAGTGATCACATTTAAACTACCTGTCGCTATTCCCCCAGCTCCCAGTGAATAACTAAATCCCTGATTTGTAATTTCATTTCGTAGACGACAGCAACTTGCCAGACTATCTGGAGTATCTGACAAATATATAAAAAATGAATTTCCTTTAGCTAGTTCATTTGCAGAAAATTCTGCATAATCCCTGCATTTTACTTTATCATTTTCTGTCAATAGCGCCAAAGTCACTACGGGAAAGGTCAATAGGGACTTTTCTCTTTCTTTATTGAACCAAGTTAAAAACTTCTTTTGCAGCTTATCCACAGATTCCCAGCTGGGTGTATCCCCATCAGGAAAGAAAAAGCCTTCAAATAAACTTGAAAAATAATATTTATCATACAGAGAAATATTCCAAAAAACACTCTGGTAGCCCCTGGCTGCAGCTGGCTGATTTATAGAATAAACAACTTGCTGAAAATAGGCTTCAACTTGTTTTTCATTTGTATCTAAATAATGAGGGCCAAATTCTTTTCGAGCAAAATGATCAAAATAATTTAAGAACTCTACCGTGGCAATAGCACCAGCAAATTGAGCACTAATGGCAAACACCAGATTGATAAAAGAGCCACAAAATGAGCCTAAATTTTTTGGAGCCTTTGATTCTCCACCTAATTTTGTCATTCCATCAAGAAGAAATGGATACATGGAAATCGAAACGCAATAGGGTTTTAAAGACGTCTCATCATGAACATAAATATCGTGGTCCTCAATTTGCCTTATGTATTCCTCAGCAAGGTCTCGGCCAAAAAGAGATTCAATTTTTTCTGAAACCATTTTACGATTAACCTGAATATTTATGTCTTTATGAATTTCAGATTCTAGCGTGGAAATATTTTTTATCGAGACATTGGCATTGGCATCCATTTTTGAACTGTCTGCTGCATTGCTTGAAGACATGTACTGCTTCACATAGTCCTGTTTACTTTTTAATTGTGTTTCACTTAATCTGATCAATGAACTCCTCCTTGAAGTGATTTATTTTTTTACCTGACTGAATATGTATTAATTTCTGATTTGTTGTTGGGCTCTCTAATCCACCCAAAGATTTTATATAAGGTCCCGTTTTTAGAAAATCTAAATTATTTTTTAAATCTTCATCAATCTCTGTTAAACCCGTAAATAAGGCTGTTTTTAATTTTTTCGATTTTGTTATTTCTAAAAACTGAATTAACTCTTTTTTGTTCCATTCTCCGCCAAGAAATAACACACAGGTAATCCAATTTTGTTTTTTTTGAAGGATTTCTACAAAAGTAGTTTCATTCAATACGAACCCATTATCTTGTCTCCAAGAATCCTTAGAATTACAATCGACACACCTAAGAGGACACCCCGTAACTAATATTGAGAGACAAACTTCATCTGGAATTTCTCTAAAGGTAATTTGACAGCTCAAGTAGTTCATAACTACCAGTGCAAACTATTCACTAGCGGTAGTCAAAATATTACGAAAAAAATCAACAGATTGATGATCTTAGTCATATTTCTCATTTGCGCTTTGCGCCGGAACACAATGGAGAGGTGAAATTATAATTGTCCTTTATTTTTTCCCACTCATCTAGACTGTAGATCCTCTGAGAAAGAGCATGAACTTTATTTTTTAATTCTTCGCCTAAAACTGAATAAACTAGTTGGTGCCTTTCGACTCGACCTAAGTCCTTAAATGAATCCGATGCCACAAGAATTTTAAAATGAGTTTCGCTATTTTCTGGAACTGAATGCATATGGGATTCATTTTCTACCAGTAAAAAAACAGGACTAAACTTTATTTGCAGTTTTTCTTTAATTAATTTTTCAATACTCATAATTGCCCTTTATTAAGGCGAATGACTTCAGAAACAATGGTCCCAATTTTAATATTTGATTCGATTCGCAGTATAAACTTTCTGTCATCATCACTCAACCAGAAAAAAATATCTCCGATGGGTCTGAAAACACCCTTCACCGTTATCTCTGGCTTTACTACGATGGTGTCAAACTCACCAATATCTGTTTCCAATTTTTCTTTTCTTAAGGCTTTCCCTCTGAAAACTAAATTTTCGCCCTGATCTGCCACACGAAATGCGTACTCCTTTCCAACTTCCCATTTAAAGAGACGCATATAATAAGCGGCACTATAAACATTCTGAGAAAAGGGCAACACTTCCCACTCTAATTTTTTCTCTTCTTGGCCACTTTTTTTTGTAAACTTTTTTTCCCAATAAGTGGCCATGTTTTTCTGTATATCTATTAAACCCTTGGCATCTTTTAATTGTCCTGTTTCTTGAACAGATAAAGTAAAAACGTGTGGAACCAGGTCGAAATAATCTACATAGGTTACCGATTTATCTTGGGCTGAATAAAAAGTGGAAAACATGGAAGAGGACTTAATCTCTGTGGTAAAAGTGTATGCTTTTTTTCCATTTACTTCGACAAATGGTTCTACTCTTAAAAACAATTCCCCTGCCGAAACTTTGAAGTAATGAACATCATGAACAACTTCTTCACCGACCCTGAAGGGATCAATTAAAGGACGACGGCCGCTAAAGCCTTCTAAATCTTCAAGATCCGGTTCCCTTTTAGGAATTTCAGGGATGGATGTCTCTGGTACTTTTACTGGTGTTAAATCCGACTCTGCTTTATTTGGTTTCTCAGATTTAGAATTGAGCTGATTTCTTTTCTTTTTGGCTTTAGCCCCTGTTAAATCAAGCGCTGCTTTTTCTTTATCACTACTTTTTAAAACGGGAAGAGTGTTAGAATTCGCATTGGACTTTGTCGATTCAAGGGCCTGGGATGGTGGGGTGGAATCTTTAATCTCTTTGATTTCTTTAATTTCTTTAATAACGACTTTTTCTTCAAATTCTTTATTTTTTTTAAATTCATCATCTTTTTTGTCTAATTTTAAAAAACTAGAAGAACATGATATTAAAAAAAATAAAGCC includes:
- a CDS encoding HAMP domain-containing histidine kinase, which produces MVLQTLVYIFGIVLIFNSVFTGILWYRNKEDLLKKLLFFWLTGLFAYVFQGVFNSLSLYGFLGFSINGLSAYFLTSILYDSFQNKVPSILFLFIGLVGFFTSIVMFVMGSSYTISVTPYVVSVVLILLISIIDAIKAKPDYLQKGFIFLIFMNTLHMADYPILRPQEDLAIFGFSASLVFFFSYSIYIPLFITKKLSERYTSNLQLEVKKRTSELNDLTEQLKFSNLSLEERNKKLDILANENEALINILVHDLSNPIQIISICNNKISKLITKPELDPIIGKIKLALHNIHEVIKTIRSLHALKIGKSALSLKKVNLVTICEELSILFEEKLNQKKLILRINSHSSEISTFSDPEILKNQVLANLLSNAIKFSPEGGFIDLFLFETKDSINIKLQDYGIGIPKELKKDIFSLSKPTNRLGTSGEKGTGLGLPIVKKYSEIINSDIHILETKENESGTCFELQFKKVN
- a CDS encoding iron-containing redox enzyme family protein → MIKTSTCESVYSTMLAEIDSIHKVAMAFEWENKGLYADWLAQSFFYVSWTTRQLALASAHTKPVIEDEYHWRFVEEAREEKKHEILCLHDLKSMGYSLSQFQEYPHSSFFYQTLNYMIERVHPISILGYSLTLEGFAAQKAGEIYERVKNQHGLTPTSFLKVHCEVDKDHFANALPYLKSCPENLLPIVEKSIKQCSVIYRGIFSDIYENQNRQALARVPELQL
- a CDS encoding response regulator produces the protein MKYKSVLIIDDEVDIADTVSEVLSDLFENISKAKDGEEAYNLVIKQNFDLIISDIMMPKLKGDEFLTKIRMKGVHTPIIFITGNGNKENLMSALRLGAVDYIEKPFDLDKFTDLVSRTMEYVSEKNELENLKSKETPNSDKFIIENQKKTVGILQVAKYLKSKIG
- the chrA gene encoding chromate efflux transporter, coding for MKLTLEVFCYFLKLGMTGFGGPVALVSIMQKELIEENKWMSPEKFIQVLPLLKSMPGAFSFQTAVYLGNHRGGRLAGFFAGLGLILPASILMVWLGVFLKSFGENSEIKIWIQGFQWGAIVLMASAVESLSKIYWPDKRFWLLFFLSLVSFVFFDTTEILSVFIFGSLSLLLEKNKLKKGTPLNFILFGFGGLGVNLVAPSLASLFLICFGAGAFVFGTGIAIAPILETYFVLQNKWITHDEFMTALALSQMTPGPILVIVALIGYKVLGIKGAVVSTLAVYAPGWIHMLTWFPSVSEKLTSKKTIQVFLKGALAAVVACICLTLFNMCKLGNLNAIGIPLVIMLFILGKKMKIKSWQLILLAGVIFRIMSHIRTMNL
- the nrdD gene encoding anaerobic ribonucleoside-triphosphate reductase, producing the protein MIRLSETQLKSKQDYVKQYMSSSNAADSSKMDANANVSIKNISTLESEIHKDINIQVNRKMVSEKIESLFGRDLAEEYIRQIEDHDIYVHDETSLKPYCVSISMYPFLLDGMTKLGGESKAPKNLGSFCGSFINLVFAISAQFAGAIATVEFLNYFDHFARKEFGPHYLDTNEKQVEAYFQQVVYSINQPAAARGYQSVFWNISLYDKYYFSSLFEGFFFPDGDTPSWESVDKLQKKFLTWFNKEREKSLLTFPVVTLALLTENDKVKCRDYAEFSANELAKGNSFFIYLSDTPDSLASCCRLRNEITNQGFSYSLGAGGIATGSLNVITINMNRLIQLGNNLEDQISKIHKYQIAYRKLMDDFYHAGLLNVYDAGFISMDKQYLTIGINGMVEAAESLGIKISDNDQYKKFLQEHLKRIYDLNKKARETYGYMFNTEFVPAENLGVKNSFWDKKDKLFSPRECYNSYFYIVEDQSIDFSEKLLLHGKEITQYLDGGSALHLNLEESLTPWQYLYLLDQAARVGCNYFCTNIKVTVCNSCNHIDKKTTDHCVVCGSENVDYATRVIGYLKRVSSFSSQRQMEHDRRYYHCDTHQNRVKQENYHFNTAQSTI
- the nrdG gene encoding anaerobic ribonucleoside-triphosphate reductase activating protein, coding for MNYLSCQITFREIPDEVCLSILVTGCPLRCVDCNSKDSWRQDNGFVLNETTFVEILQKKQNWITCVLFLGGEWNKKELIQFLEITKSKKLKTALFTGLTEIDEDLKNNLDFLKTGPYIKSLGGLESPTTNQKLIHIQSGKKINHFKEEFIDQIK
- a CDS encoding BolA family transcriptional regulator; this encodes MSIEKLIKEKLQIKFSPVFLLVENESHMHSVPENSETHFKILVASDSFKDLGRVERHQLVYSVLGEELKNKVHALSQRIYSLDEWEKIKDNYNFTSPLCSGAKRK
- a CDS encoding DUF3108 domain-containing protein; the encoded protein is MFLGTALFFLISCSSSFLKLDKKDDEFKKNKEFEEKVVIKEIKEIKEIKDSTPPSQALESTKSNANSNTLPVLKSSDKEKAALDLTGAKAKKKRNQLNSKSEKPNKAESDLTPVKVPETSIPEIPKREPDLEDLEGFSGRRPLIDPFRVGEEVVHDVHYFKVSAGELFLRVEPFVEVNGKKAYTFTTEIKSSSMFSTFYSAQDKSVTYVDYFDLVPHVFTLSVQETGQLKDAKGLIDIQKNMATYWEKKFTKKSGQEEKKLEWEVLPFSQNVYSAAYYMRLFKWEVGKEYAFRVADQGENLVFRGKALRKEKLETDIGEFDTIVVKPEITVKGVFRPIGDIFFWLSDDDRKFILRIESNIKIGTIVSEVIRLNKGQL